From Canis lupus baileyi chromosome 16, mCanLup2.hap1, whole genome shotgun sequence, a single genomic window includes:
- the PIERCE1 gene encoding piercer of microtubule wall 1 protein isoform X2 — protein sequence MSEPSPRDCAAAEEPPAPAGPPPRTSDYYCVDENLPVRFNNPAWFRGYGAPPSEYSKTTGLGRIGVTVSHLPGPRSLSPCTGPVTKLTGAGPPPCMRCRKYFIQIQVSFPDNLQQVECSGTTLSMSTWRRAS from the exons ATGTCGGAGCCGAGCCCCCGAGACTGCGCGGCGGCCgaggagccccccgcccccgcggggcCCCCGCCGAGGACCAGCGACTACTACTGCGTGGACGAGAACCTGCCCGTCAGGTTCAACAACCCGGCGTGGTTCCGGGGCTACGG AGCGCCACCAAGTGAATATTCTAAGACTACAGGCTTGGGCAGAATTGGAGTAACTGTTTCTCATCTGCCAGGACCAAGGAGCCTGTCTCCATGTACAGGACCAGTAACCAAGCTTACGGGAGCAGGGCCCCCACCGTGCATGAGATGCCG AAAGTATTTTATCCAAATTCAAGTAAGTTTTCCAGACAACTTGCAGCAGGTGGAATGTTCCGGAACAACACTTTCAATGTCTACATGGAGAAGAGCATCGTGA
- the PIERCE1 gene encoding piercer of microtubule wall 1 protein isoform X1: protein MSEPSPRDCAAAEEPPAPAGPPPRTSDYYCVDENLPVRFNNPAWFRGYGTKEPVSMYRTSNQAYGSRAPTVHEMPKVFYPNSSKFSRQLAAGGMFRNNTFNVYMEKSIVTGPDNYITSYDRFNFHPSYNINRPSICD, encoded by the exons ATGTCGGAGCCGAGCCCCCGAGACTGCGCGGCGGCCgaggagccccccgcccccgcggggcCCCCGCCGAGGACCAGCGACTACTACTGCGTGGACGAGAACCTGCCCGTCAGGTTCAACAACCCGGCGTGGTTCCGGGGCTACGG GACCAAGGAGCCTGTCTCCATGTACAGGACCAGTAACCAAGCTTACGGGAGCAGGGCCCCCACCGTGCATGAGATGCCG AAAGTATTTTATCCAAATTCAAGTAAGTTTTCCAGACAACTTGCAGCAGGTGGAATGTTCCGGAACAACACTTTCAATGTCTACATGGAGAAGAGCATCGTGACAGGTCCCGACAACTACATCACCTCCTATGACCGGTTCAACTTCCACCCCAGTTACAACATCAATAGGCCATCTATCTGTGATTGA
- the PIERCE1 gene encoding piercer of microtubule wall 1 protein isoform X3 encodes MSEPSPRDCAAAEEPPAPAGPPPRTSDYYCVDENLPVRFNNPAWFRGYGTKEPVSMYRTSNQAYGSRAPTVHEMPQVECSGTTLSMSTWRRAS; translated from the exons ATGTCGGAGCCGAGCCCCCGAGACTGCGCGGCGGCCgaggagccccccgcccccgcggggcCCCCGCCGAGGACCAGCGACTACTACTGCGTGGACGAGAACCTGCCCGTCAGGTTCAACAACCCGGCGTGGTTCCGGGGCTACGG GACCAAGGAGCCTGTCTCCATGTACAGGACCAGTAACCAAGCTTACGGGAGCAGGGCCCCCACCGTGCATGAGATGCCG CAGGTGGAATGTTCCGGAACAACACTTTCAATGTCTACATGGAGAAGAGCATCGTGA
- the MRPS2 gene encoding small ribosomal subunit protein uS2m has protein sequence MAPAATAPRLLGAGVWPRALRPPLLGTATPGRARPGGRTLAGAAIPAVGEPEGSADISHHILSEPLKHSDFFNVKELFSVRSLFNARVHLGHKAGCRHSLGGVYGRFMEPYIFGSRLGQDIIDLEQTAVHLQLALNFTAHVAYRKGIILFVSRNRQFSHLIETTAQDCGEYAHTRYFKGGLLTNSSLLLGSMVRLPDLIIFLHTLNNVFEPHVAVRDAAKMHIPTVGIVDTNCNPCLITYPIPGNDDSPPAVHLFCRLFRTTINRAKQKRRQIEALAPLETFGAQQAHGGHAACPERTRQETRLSWTLKSLTHALNRVLCASDAPMPGDFLFPTKLCQGRAASSTSLFLELLCNLRLQGKSPQRSTPRLEQTSKANPRIPTE, from the exons ATGGCTCCCGCCGCGACCGCGCCCCGGCTGCTCGGCGCGG GTGTCTGGCCCCGGGCGCTGCGGCCGCCTCTGCTCGGGACGGCGACCCCGGGGCGGGCCCGGCCCGGCGGCAGGACCTTGGCAGGCGCCGCGATCCCCGCGGTCGGCGAGCCGGAGGGCAGCGCGG atATCAGCCACCATATCCTCAGTGAGCCTCTCAAGCACTCAGATTTCTTCAACGTCAAGGAGTTGTTTTCTGTGAGAAGTCTCTTCAACGCCCGGGTGCACCTGGGACACAAAGCCGGCTGTCGGCACAG CCTTGGTGGGGTCTATGGCAGGTTTATGGAGCCATATATTTTTGGGAGCCGCCTGGGCCAGGACATCATCGACTTGGAACAGACGGCCGTGCACCTGCAGCTGGCATTGAATTTCACGGCCCATGTGGCCTATCGCAAGGGCATCATCTTGTTCGTGAGCCGCAACCGGCAGTTCTCACACCTGATCGAGACCACAGCCCAGGACTGCGGCGAGTATGCCCACACCCGCTACTTCAAGGGTGGCCTGCTGACCAACAGCTCTCTCCTCTTGGGCTCCATGGTCCGCCTGCCGGACCTCATCATCTTCTTGCACACACTCAACAACGTCTTCGAGCCCCATGTGGCTGTGAGAGACGCGGCCAAGATGCACATTCCCACGGTGGGCATCGTGGACACCAACTGCAACCCATGCCTCATCACGTACCCCATCCCTGGCAATGATGACTCACCCCCGGCTGTGCACCTCTTCTGCAGGCTCTTCCGGACCACCATCAACCGGGCCAAGCAGAAGCGGAGGCAGATTGAGGCCCT GGCTCCACTTGAGACCTTTGGGGCCCAGCAGGCCCACGGAGGACACGCAGCCTGTCCAGAGAGGACCCGGCAGGAAACACGCTTGTCTTGGACTCTGAAAAGCCTCACTCATGCCTTGAATCGGGTCCTGTGTGCATCGGATGCTCCCATGCCAGGTGACTTTTTGTTCCCTACCAAACTATGCCAGGGCCGGGCTGCTTCCTCCACTTCACTGTTTCTGGAGCTGCTTTGTAACCTAAGGCTGCAGGGCAAGTCCCCGCAGAGGAGCACACCCAGGTTGGAACAAACCAGCAAAGCAAACCCCAGGATTCCCACAGAATAA